The stretch of DNA TCATGCTGATATTCACGAAGCGGGTCAATTTGACCATATGCACGTAAGTGAATTCCTTGACGAAGCTGATCCATTGCATCAATGTGATCAATCCACTTGGAATCAACAGCTCTTAATGTAATAACTTTTTCAAATTCACGCATTTGCTCTGGAGAAAGGATTTGCTCTTTTTCATCGTAGCGCTCCTTCACTTTAGCAAAAATTGCGTCGACTATTTCATCTGGGTCTTTACCTTTCAAATCATCAAGAGTGATGTCACCTTCATGAAGGAGGGTTGCATGGACATACTCAACAATGGCTTGAAGATCCCATTCTTCCTCTTCCTCATGACGGGAGGCGTGGACATCTACATTACGTTGAATAGAGTTGAGAATCATTTTCTGAACAATATCACGAAGGTCTTCGGATTCTAATACTTCATCACGCTGGCTGTAGATGATTTCACGTTGCTGACGGAGAACATCGTCATATTGTAAAAGCTGTTTACGGGCGTCAAAGTTGTTGCCCTCAACACGTTTTTGAGCAGATTCAACTGCACGGGAAACCATTTTACTTTGGATTGGCTGGGTATCATCCATACCAAGACGTTCCATCATGGCTTTCATATTATCAGAACCGAAGCGACGCATCAGCTCGTCTTCCATTGATAAGTAGAATTGGGTAACACCAGGGTCTCCTTGACGTCCGGAACGTCCACGGAGCTGGTTATCAATGCGTCGGCTTTCATGACGCTCTGTGCCAATAACGGCTAGTCCGCCTAAGTCAATTACTCCTTCGCCAAGCTTAATGTCCGTACCACGTCCGGCCATGTTGGTAGCGATGGTAACAGAACCTTTATGGCCTGCTTCGGCGATAATTTCGGCTTCACGTTCATGGTTTTTCGCGTTCAAGACATTGTGGCGGATCCCTTTTTTCAATAAGTACTTGGAAATAAGCTCAGATGTTTCGATCGCTACGGTACCAACTAAGACTGGTTGTCCCTTTTGATGACGTTCAGCGATATCCTCAACGACGGCACGGAATTTACCATCCATCGATTTGTAAATCAAATCGGCGCGGTCGTCACGGGCAATTGGTCTGTTCGTTGGGATGACGATAACATTCATATTATAAATATTACGGAATTCTTCTTCTTCTGTTTTCGCTGTACCTGTCATACCGGCTAATTTTTCATACATACGGAAATAGTTCTGGAATGTAATTGTAGCCATGGTCATGCTTTCGTTTTGAACCTCGAGGCCTTCTTTTGCTTCAATCGCCTGATGCAAGCCTTCGCTGTAGCGGCGGCCCTTCATCAAACGGCCTGTGAACTGGTCAACGATGACAATTTCGCCATCCTGCACCACATAATCTATATCAAGGTGCATGCTGACATTTGCTTTTAATGCCTGGTTAATATGATGGTTCAACGTAACGTTAGCCATATCAAAAAGGTTTTCAATTCCGAAGGCTTTTTCAGCTTTGCTAATTCCTTCTTCTGTCAGCATAACGCCTTTTGTCTTTTCATCGTACGTATAGTCAGTGTCTTTTGTCAGCATACGGACAAAAGCATTGGCTTGAATATAAAGAACCGCTGATTTTTGAGCTGAGCCTGAAATAATCAATGGTGTACGGGCTTCATCAATTAAAATGGAGTCGACCTCGTCAATGACTGCATAAAAAAGCGGACGCTGTACCTTTTGCTCTTTATAAAGGACCATATTGTCACGTAAATAGTCAAATCCCAATTCATTGTTTGTACCATAGGTAATATCAGCGGCATAGGCTGCCTGTTTTTCTTCCTTATCCATGCTGTTTAAGTTCAAGCCAACGGTTAGGCCTAGGAATTCATATAGCTGACCCATCTCAGTCGCGTCACGGCTTGCTAGGTATTCGTTGACAGTTACTACGTGAACGCCTTTACCAGAAAGAGCATTCAAATAAACAGGCATGGTAGCCGTTAAGGTTTTACCTTCCCCTGTCTTCATCTCCGAAATATTCCCTTCATGGAGAGAAATACCCCCCATTAGCTGCACATGGTACGGATATAGCCCAAGAACACGACGGGCACCTTCGCGAACAATAGCAAAAGCTTCTACTAATAAATCATCAAGCGTTTCGCCCTTTTGATAGCGAGCTTTGAATTCTTCAGTTTTTTCACGAAGCTGATCGTCAGTCAGCCTTTCAGTTTCTGCAGCAAGTGCATCAATTTTCATGGCAAGCTTGTCTAATCGCTTCAGTTCACGCTTGTTCAGATCAAAAACTTTATTTAAAATCCCCATATCAAATGAACGCTCCTTTTTATCGAGACTAATACGTATTTTTTAAAGATAATTCTGTCAAAAATATTCGATAATTTCCTTTTTCATCTTACCACTTCCACTATAGAGTGACAACATTGTTAGCGTGGAAGCAATTTTTGTCATTCTACTATTATATCTCTTTCACAGTGGAACTTCTATTTTGAAGGGTTCGGTTTTTTGTCATATTTGACAATCTCATGGCAATAGATCTTAAAGCTATTTCAATATGAAATAGGAGCAAATTGAAGTTTATAAAATATGAATAAAAGTGCTTATTTGTGAATGAATATTAAATTTTATGCAAGTTACTACCATTTGTATAGTGATAACTAAAGGCTTGATATAACAATGTTTTCATGTTGTTTTTAGAGTTAATAATTCTGTCACAGGTGTGTAGAAATATTCACAAATTGTACATTGGAATATACTCTT from Bacillus sp. SLBN-46 encodes:
- the secA gene encoding preprotein translocase subunit SecA, translated to MGILNKVFDLNKRELKRLDKLAMKIDALAAETERLTDDQLREKTEEFKARYQKGETLDDLLVEAFAIVREGARRVLGLYPYHVQLMGGISLHEGNISEMKTGEGKTLTATMPVYLNALSGKGVHVVTVNEYLASRDATEMGQLYEFLGLTVGLNLNSMDKEEKQAAYAADITYGTNNELGFDYLRDNMVLYKEQKVQRPLFYAVIDEVDSILIDEARTPLIISGSAQKSAVLYIQANAFVRMLTKDTDYTYDEKTKGVMLTEEGISKAEKAFGIENLFDMANVTLNHHINQALKANVSMHLDIDYVVQDGEIVIVDQFTGRLMKGRRYSEGLHQAIEAKEGLEVQNESMTMATITFQNYFRMYEKLAGMTGTAKTEEEEFRNIYNMNVIVIPTNRPIARDDRADLIYKSMDGKFRAVVEDIAERHQKGQPVLVGTVAIETSELISKYLLKKGIRHNVLNAKNHEREAEIIAEAGHKGSVTIATNMAGRGTDIKLGEGVIDLGGLAVIGTERHESRRIDNQLRGRSGRQGDPGVTQFYLSMEDELMRRFGSDNMKAMMERLGMDDTQPIQSKMVSRAVESAQKRVEGNNFDARKQLLQYDDVLRQQREIIYSQRDEVLESEDLRDIVQKMILNSIQRNVDVHASRHEEEEEWDLQAIVEYVHATLLHEGDITLDDLKGKDPDEIVDAIFAKVKERYDEKEQILSPEQMREFEKVITLRAVDSKWIDHIDAMDQLRQGIHLRAYGQIDPLREYQHEGFAMFEAMIQSIEDEAAMYIMKAEIRNNLERQEVAKGQAVNPKEDGEPVKKKPKVNQMDIGRNDPCICGSGKKYKNCCGAVK